TTGTTTTGAACCCGCCTCCCAGCAAATAGTCGGCCTCCTGAGGATCAAGCTGTATAGGCCCCACATCCCGGCCCATCCAGATGTTTTCAAAACCGTAGATAACAAGTCTGATCCTCCCCCACTGAAAGATGTCGGACTCCATACTTATTTTGCCCATAGCACTTCTTCTCTTAAGCGTGCCTCCAAACTTTCTCAGTTCACCAAATCCCTGAGTAGAAAAGAGAAGTTGGAAGTCAGACAATAAGGAAAGCATCAATAAAATTTTCATCCCAATACCTCCAGTATTTGGTCCCTTTCAAATGGCGCCAATTTTTTCAAAACTTGTTGTTTTTTAATTAAAATATCCGCCTCTTTTTCTCTTACCTCCCCGATTATCTCCGCTGGTATATTTTCTCTTCTAAGGTCATCGCAAATACGCTCCGCTTCCCTTTTTTCTGTAAAGACAATTAGCGAACCCGAAGCTATAAGTCCCAAGGGGTCAATGCGGTAATGTTCTGAGAGTTTTTTCGTTTCACTATAAATGATAATTCTATCTCCGTCAATAAACGCCCCAAGCCCTGAAGCCTGTATAGATTCAAATAGAGCGGTGACGATTCCACCTTCCGTTGGGTCGTGAAGATTGTGAATCTCATAGTTTTCAATCAACTTAATACCAACATCAAAGAGGCAAATCCCAGGATCATACAGAAAGTCTTGACACCTTTTTACAAAGGGTTCTCCAAAAACTTTTACAAGTTCGTCTTGCTTTTCTCGGGAAATTATACTCGTACCCTCAATGGCAACGCCTTTAACTTGAACTATCACGTCCCCCACTCTAATCTTTTCAGGAGAAACCTCCCTAACAACCTGACCCACCATAAATCCTGAAAGAATAGTACTTTTTAGACCGGGCGTTACCTCGGTATGGCCAGTTATTACCGAAACATTAAATTTCTTTGAGTAGGCTCCCAACTCTTCAAAGGTATTTAAAACCTCCTCTTCAGTGGCTCCTTCATAAAAAAGTAAATTCACACTGAGATACAGAGGCCTGGCTCCCATGGAGATGAGGTCGTTAATGTTACAAGCCATAAGATAATAAACGCTATCCTTGGACGTGAAAGTTATGGGGTCAGAAGTCAGGGCAAGATGAGGATTTTTTACCTTAACAATTGCGCCATCAACACCGTATCTCGGCCCTATGAGAATATCTTCAGAACTCACTTCCAACTTCTCCAGGGCCAATTTTAACAAATCAGGTGGTACTTTACCGGGTTTTAATGGCATGTGTATAATTATAGGGCAAAAGATTGATTGAATATAGTTAAAACTTGAAAATTATTAATATGAAATGGCGTTACCGCAAACAGGAGTTTCCACCGGAGTGGTACGACTATCCTAAGATTATTTCTATTATTCTCTCCACACGAAAAATAACGCCCGAGGCTGCAGAAGAATTTCTATATGCACACAAAAGAACCTTCTATGACCCATTTAAATTAAAAAGCGTTACAAGAATTGTAGAAAGACTCGCAGAAGCCCTTGAGAAGAGGGAAAAGGTCCTAATTCATGGTGATTACGATGTGGATGGTATAAGTGGTGCCGCTTTACTCTTTCGCGGACTGGATAGATTGGGGTTTTATGTAGACCATTACATTCCCCACAGGGCTACTGAGGGGTATGGTGTCTCACAAAAAGCAATAGAGAAAGCGGCAAAAGAAGGCTTTAAAGTAATTTTAACGGTAGATACAGGTATTTCGGCCTTTGGTCCTGCATACACTGCTAAATTCAAAGGATTAGACCTTATTATAACTGATCATCACGAACCCAAAAGAGCCAACATCAGCAATCCAAAAATCATTAAAAAGTTTGTTCACAAAAACCTTACCAAATTAGAAGAAGACTACAGGACGCCAAAATACATTTTACCCGAAGCCTACGCTATTTTAAACC
This DNA window, taken from bacterium, encodes the following:
- a CDS encoding AIR synthase-related protein yields the protein MPLKPGKVPPDLLKLALEKLEVSSEDILIGPRYGVDGAIVKVKNPHLALTSDPITFTSKDSVYYLMACNINDLISMGARPLYLSVNLLFYEGATEEEVLNTFEELGAYSKKFNVSVITGHTEVTPGLKSTILSGFMVGQVVREVSPEKIRVGDVIVQVKGVAIEGTSIISREKQDELVKVFGEPFVKRCQDFLYDPGICLFDVGIKLIENYEIHNLHDPTEGGIVTALFESIQASGLGAFIDGDRIIIYSETKKLSEHYRIDPLGLIASGSLIVFTEKREAERICDDLRRENIPAEIIGEVREKEADILIKKQQVLKKLAPFERDQILEVLG